The genomic DNA TGATCAGTGTCGTCGCGACCTGCGGGGGCTCGGTGCTCCAGCACTTCTTCAAGCGCACCGGGGAGCAGATCCGGGTGAAGCGCACCGTCGCCACCGTGCGGATCGGCGGGCGGACCGCCTCGGTTCCGGTCGCGGCGCCGAACCCTGCCCCTGCCCCTGCCCCTGCCCCTGCCCCTGCCCCGGCTTCGGCTTCGGCTTCGGCTTCGGCTTCGGGAGAGTTCACCGAGGGCACCGTCTACCGCGCGCGGACCAAGGGCCGGCGCCGCCCGCTGGTCGCGGCGGCCCTCGTCTTCGGCGTCACCATGGCCGGGATCACGGTGTACGAGGTCGCCTCCGGCCAGAACCTGAGCGGCGGCCACAGCACCACCGTCGGCAGCGCCGTCACCGGCCACAACGAGTCCGCGGCCGATTCGGGGGAGTTCGGGGAGTCCGGTGGCGCCGAAGACCCGCAGGACGGCCGGGACTCCGGGGGCTCCGGTGACTCGGGCGACGCGAAGGACTCCGGTTCCGGGAACGACGCCCCGGCGCCCACCCCCTCCGGGACCCCGGACAAAACCGCCGGGAGCCCGTCGTCCGACGGCGGTTCGACGGAGGGCGGCGGTACGGGGTCCAGCCCGGCGCCCACCCCGGACGCGACCGGCGACGAGAGTGCCGGCGGCACCGGAGCCCCCGACCCGGACGCCTCGGCTACGGCCCCAGGACCCGGCGCAAGTAGTCGTTCCGGAACAGGCGGTCAGGGTCAAGACGGTCCCGCAGCGCCGTGAACTCGCCGAAGCGCGGATACACCCGGGAGAAGTACCCGGCGTCCCGGGTGTGCACCTTGCCCCAGTGCGGCCGGCCCTCGTACGCCGTGAAGATGCGCTCGGCGGCGGTGAAGTACGCCTGGTAGGGCGTGCCCCGGAACATGTGCACGGCGATGTACGCGCTGTCGCGGCCCGACGCGGTGGACAGCGTGATGTCGTCGGCCGGGGCCGTGCGCACCTCGACCGGGAAGCTGATCCGCAGCCGTGACCGGTCGACCATCGTCCTCAGTTCGCGCAGCACCTCGACGACGGCCTCGCGCGCAACGGCGTACTCCATCTCCACGAACCGCACCCGGCGCGGGGATGTGAAGACCTTGTAGGGGGTGTCCGTGTACGTCCGCGCGGAGAGTGCCCGGCTGGAGATGCGGGCGATCGCGGGGATGGTGGCGGGTGCCGCGCGGCCGACCCAGTTGGCCGCCTGGAAGACGCCGTTGGAAAGGAACTCGTCGTCCAGCCAGCCCTGGAACCGCCCCACCGGCCGCTCCGGACCGGCGCTGCGGTTGTTGCGTTTGGTGTTGGTGCTGTTGGTGTGCGGGAACCAGTAGAACTCGAAGTGCTCGTTCTCCGACCACATCGCGTCGAAGTCGGCCAGGACCCGGTCCAACGGCATCGGTTCCTCGCGGGCCGTGAGCAGGAAGACCGGCTCCACGGCGAAGGTGATCGCGGTGACGACCCCCAGTGCGCCGAGACCGATCCGGGCGGCGGCGAACACCTCGGGGTTCTCGTCCTCGGAGCAGGTCAGCACCGAGCCGTCCGCCGTGACCAGTTCCAGGCCCCGGATCTGGGCGGCGATCGAGGCCGAGTCGCGGCCGGTGCCGTGGGTGCCGGTGCTGGTGGCCCCGGAGACGGTCTGCTCCATGATGTCGCCCATGTTGGTCAGCGACAGACCCTCACGCGCGAGCGCCATGTTGAGCCTCTTGAGCGGGGTGCCTGCCTCGACCGTGACCGTCATGGCGTCGCGATCAATGCTGCGGATGCCCGTCAACAGTTGAGGCCGGATCAACACACCGTCCGTCGCGGCTATCGACGTGAACGAGTGCCCGGTGCCGACCGCCTTGACCCGCAGCCCGTCCTCGGCCGCCCGGCGGACGGCGTCGGCCAGTTCGTCGACGGAGGCGGGAGTGACCTCCCGCGTGGGGCGCGCCGAGACGTTGCCGCCCCAGTTACGCCATGTGCCGTTCCGGCCGCTCGTCCTGCCACTCGCCGTGCGTGTGCCGCTCAACGGTCCCTCCCCGACGCGGTTCCGGCCGCTTGAGCCGGCGGTACCCGAGGAAACCGACCGCGACCGCGACGGCCCCGGCCACCGCCGGAACCCCGTACCCGGCACGCGCCCCGGAGGCGTCGATCACCCAGCCGCCCGCGGAGGAGCCGAGCGCGACCCCCACCGCGAGTCCGGTACTCACCCAGGTCATGCCCTCGGTGAGCTGCGTGCGTGGTACGTGCTCTTCGATGAGGGACATGGTCGTGATCATCGTGGGAGCGATGGACAGACCCGCAACGAACAGCGCCGCGGCCAGAAACGGCAAGCTTCCGACCAGTAGGAGGGGGATCATACTCACGGCCATCGCACACACGCCCAGGAGCCAGCGGCGCTCCGGCGGTCCGGCGAGGCGCAGCAGCCCGAAAATCATGGCGGCCGTGCACGACCCCGCCGCGTAGAGGGCGAGGACGAGGCTGGCGGCGGCCTTGTGCCCCTGCTCCTCGGCGAACGCCACCGTGACCACGTCGACGGCCCCGAAGATGGTCCCCGTGGCCGCGAAGGTGCCGACCAGAACCTGGAGCCCCCGGGAGCGCAGCGCCGTGCCGCCGCCCTTGTGCTCGCGCGGGTGCGGTTCCGGCTCGGTGGCGCGCTGCGAGGTCAGCCAGAAGACGCCCGTCGCCAGGAAGCAGGCGGCGAGCAGCGGCCCGGCCTCCGGGAACCATGCCGTGGACAGGCCGATGGAGATGATCGGGCCGAAGATGAAGCAGACCTCGTCCACCACGGACTCGAAGGAGTACGCGGTGTGCAGTTGCGGTGTGCCCCGGTACAGGGCAGCCCAGCGGGCCCGGACCATCGCGCCGAGGCTCGGCACGCAGCCGATGCCGACGCAGGCCGCGAACAGCACCCAGTCCGGCCATCCGTAGTGCGCGGCGGGCAGCAGCACCGCCGCCGCGGTCAGTGACACCAGGGTCGCCGGGCGCAGCACCCGGCGCTGGCCGTACCGGTCCACCAGACGGGAGACCTGCGGTCCGGCCACCGCGGCGGCCAGCGCGATGGTGGCCGACAGGGCCCCGGCCAGTCCGTACCGCCCGGTGAGCTGCGAGATCATCGTCACCACGCCGATGCCCATCATCGACAGCGGCATCCGGCCGAGGAAGCCCGCGGCGGAGAAGCCCTTGGTGCCGGGCGCGGCGAACAGGGCGCGGTAGGGACTTGCCAACGAGGTCTCCGGAAGCGGCTCGGTTACGGCTCGGTAAGGTGCGACCGCAGTCGATACAGCTTACTCGCCCGCATGTTCGGAAACATCCCTCGCATCGTGGTGAAACGCGCGGCCGGTACCCACCGTTTCCCCGCTGTCAGTGCCGGGTGGCAGGATCGGAGCATGCCAGACGTGCTCGATGCCAGCCCCTACGACGCCCTGCTCCTCCTCTCGTTCGGCGGCCCCGAGGGCCCGGACGACGTGGTCCCGTTCCTGGAGAACGTGACGCGGGGGCGCGGCATCCCCAAGGAACGCCTGAAGGAAGTCGGGCAGCACTACTTCCTCTTCGGCGGGGTCAGCCCCATCAACGACCAGAACCGCGCGCTGCTGGACGCCCTGCGCAAGGACTTCGCCGAGCACGGCCTGGACCTGCCGGTCTACTGGGGCAACCGCAACTGGGCGCCGTACCTGACGGACACCCTGCGCGAGATGGCCGGTGACGGCCGCCGCCGCATCCTGGTGCTCGCCACCAGCGCCTACGCCTCCTATTCGGGCTGCCGCCAGTACCGGGAGAACCTCGCGGACGCGCTCGCCGCCCTCGAGGCCGAGGGCCTGGAGCTGCCGAAGATCGACAAGCTCCGGCACTACTTCAACCACCCAGGCTTCGTCGAGCCCATGGTCGACGGGGTCGTCCGCTCGCTCGCCGAGCTGCCCGAAGAGGTCCGGGACGGCGCGCACATCGCGTTCTGCACCCACTCGATCCCCACCTCCGCCGCCGACACGTCCGGCCCGGTCGAGGAGCACGGCGACGGCGGGGCGTACGTGCGCCAGCACCTGGACGTGGCGCGGCTGGTCGCCGACGCCGTGCGCGAGCGCACCGGCGTCGACCACCCCTGGCAGCTCGTCTACCAGTCGCGCTCGGGCGCCCCGCACATCCCCTGGCTGGAGCCCGACATCTGCGACCACCTGGGGGAGCGGCAGGCGGCCGGTGTCCCCGCGGTGGTCATGGCCCCCATCGGGTTCGTCTCCGACCACATGGAGGTCCTGTACGACCTCGACACGGAGGCCACCGCCAAGGCCGAGGAGCTGGGGCTGCCGGTGCGCCGCTCGGCCACCGTGGGTGCCGACCCGCGGTTCGCCGCGGCCGTCCGCGACCTGGTTCTGGAGCGGGCGGGCGACGAGCGCGGGCTGGAGGTCTCGCCCTGCGCCCTGGGCACGCTCGGCGCGAGCCACAACCTGTGCCCGCTCGGCTGCTGCCCCGCCCGTGCCCCCCGGCCCGCCGCCGCGGGCGCCGACAGCCCCTACGCGTGAGGACCCCCGTGACCGACGTGACGCCCGCCCCGCTCCACGCCGAGCTGCTGAAGATCGCCCAGGAGGCCGCCCACCGCGCGGGCGAGCTGCTGCGGGACGGCCGCCCGGCCGACCTCGCGGTGGCCGCCACCAAGTCCAGCCCGATCGACGTGGTCACCGAGATGGACATCGCGGCGGAGAAGCTGATCACCGGGCTGATCGCCGACCGCCGCCCCGACGACGGTTTCCTCGGCGAGGAGGGCGCCGCCGAGGAGGGCACCAGTGGCGTCCGCTGGGTCATCGACCCGCTCGACGGCACGGTGAACTACCTCTACGGGCTGCCCACCTGGGCGGTCTCCATCGCCGCCGAGCAGGACGGCGAGCGGGTGGCCGGCGTGGTCGTGGCCCCGATGCGGGGCGAGTCCTACCACGCGGTGCTGGGCGGCGGCGCCTGGGCGACGGGTGCCTGGGAGGGTGAACGCAGGCTCGCCTGCCGGTCCGCGGCACCGCTGGACCAGGCGCTGGTCTCCACCGGCTTCAACTACGTCGCCGACGTCCGCGCGGAGCAGGCGGAGATCGCGCGGCGGCTCATTCCGCTGGTGCGGGACATCCGGCGCGGCGGCTCGGCCGCGATCGACCTGTGCGACGTGGCCGCGGGGCGCCTCGACGGCTACTACGAGCGCGGGCTGCACCCCTGGGACCTCGCGGCGGGCGACCTGATCGCCCGTGAGGCGGGCGCGGTGACCGGTGGCCGCCCCGGTGAGCGCCCCACCGGCGCCCTGACCATCGCCGCCACTCCGGCCGTCTTCGAACCGCTCCAGCGGCTCCTGACGGACTTCGGAGCGTAAGCCTCCGGCGGTCGGACGCAGGGGTGGGCGCCGGTCGCCGCGGGGAGCGCCGTCGCGCCCGCTGACGAGTCGGCCGGTGACGCCGCCGCGGGCGGGGTTCGTGCGGGTGGCCCGTCGGGCGTCACGCCGGGCGGGCGCGTCTGGACGGTGGCTGCTTCCCTGTGAGCCGGCGTCGGGTTCGGGTGGCCCGTCGGGCGTCACGCCGGGCTTGTGCGTCCGGACGGTTCCTTTGCCCGAGCGGGCCCGCGTCGGGTTCCTCGCGCGACGGGTACTCCGGCCCGCCCGCACAGCGCCGCCTCCCGGGCGAGCCGGCCGGTGACGCCCGTGCGGGGCGGCCCGGTCGGCGCCACGCCGGGCGCGTGCGTCCGGGGCCCTTGGCCGACCGATTCGGCGCCGGGTCCTGGGGGGAGTCGGTTCGGCCACGTGCGGCACGTTGGACAGTCCGACGCGAACACCCTGGCCGAGCCGCCACCCGCTGGCCCGAGCCGTATCCGGCTCCACCCGAGCCCTCGCCTGTCGCCCGGCCGAACCGGCACCGGTCTCCACGTGTGACAGGCTCGCTGACCGGCGACGTACGGCACGCGTGGCCTCTCTCGAAGACCGCTCCGCCCTGGCCCGCGGTCGGACCGCCGAGGGCACCCGCTCTGCCCGGCCCGGCCACTCTCGCTGCCCCGGCAGCCCACCCGCGCCGCGCGGCAGCTCTGCCCGAGACCGCTCCGCACGCACCGCGGCCGGCCCGTCGCCCACGGGCCGGGCCACTCACCTCGGGACGGCAACGCGCACGACGAGGCCCCGGCGCTGGATCTCGCCGGGGCCTCGTCCTCCGCGGGCCGATCAGGCGGTGGTCGCGCTGACCTCCACACCGTGCTCGGCAGCGAGACGGCGCAGATCGTCGAGCTCGCCCAGCTCCACCTCGACAAGGAACTCGTCGCCCTCGTCGCGGGCCCGGGACAGGTCGGACTCGGTCGTCTTTATGCGCTGCAGAAGTCCTGCGGTGAAAGCGTCCATGCTGCGCCCCCTCGTCCTGGGTCGTGGGTCGTTGGCACGGGGGTGTGCCGATCGGAAGGGGCGATCACGCCTCCGGTGGAGTGCCCAGCGCTGCCCTGCCGGGCGGCGACCGTGCCGGACACCCACGCCCGCTCTGCGGAAGCGGACCGCGGCGTACCGCGCGGTAACGCGGTACAGGCAGAGCGTGATCGCGGGGTGTAAAGCCGTCCTCCCCCAGCTCCTCTTCGCGGAAACCTCAACCGCGCGAGAAAATCTCGCATTCCCGCCTCCAAGGCCTTTCCGCGCTCTGCTTCGTCACCGGCCCCTCACCCGACTTACAGCCGACTTATGGCCGAAAAGGGCAGGATGGAGGCAACACACCCACCAGCCCCCTGCCCTCGTGCGTCCGAGAAGCGCTACGCGGGTGGACACAGGAAGGACAAGCGACGTGCGCGTACTCGTCGTCGAGGACGAGCAGCTGCTCGCCGATGCGGTGGCCACCGGACTGCGCCGGGAGGCCATGGCCGTCGACGTCGTGTACGACGGTGCGGCCGCCCTGGAGCGCATCGGCGTCAACGACTACGACGTGGTCGTCCTCGACCGTGACCTCCCCCTCGTGCACGGCGACGACGTCTGCCGCAAGATCGTCGAGCTGGGGATGCCCACGCGCGTGCTCATGCTCACGGCCTCCGGCGACGTCAGCGACCGGGTAGAGGGCCTGGAGATCGGCGCCGACGACTACCTGCCGAAGCCCTTCGCGTTCAGCGAGCTGATCGCCCGCGTGCGCGCCCTGGGCCGGCGGACCAGCGTGCCGCTGCCGCCCGTCCTGGAGCGGGCCGGGATCAAGCTCGACCCCAACCGCCGGGAGGTCTTCCGCGACGGCAAGGAGGTGCAGCTCGCGCCCAAGGAGTTCGCCGTCCTGGAGGTCCTCATGCGCAGCGAGGGCGCCGTGGTCTCCGCCGAGCAGCTCCTGGAGAAGGCCTGGGACGAGAACACCGACCCGTTCACCAACGTCGTGCGCGTGACCGTCATGACCCTGCGCCGCAAGCTGGGCGAGCCGCCCGTCATCGTCACCGTCCCCGGCTCCGGCTACCGGATCTGACCGGCCGTGGCGACGACACCCGCGCCCCCCGGGGCGCCCCCCAAGCCCACGTGGGACCCGCGCTCGGCCACGCCCTTGCCGTGGCTGCGCCCCACCATCCGGATAAGGCTCACGCTGCTGTACGGCGGCATGTTCCTGATCGCCGGCATCCTGCTGCTGTCGATCATCTACCTGCTCGCCGCCCAGGCGGTGCGCACCGGCAACGAACCGCTGTACAAGATCGTCGACTTCACCGACCTCAAGGTCTCCAGCAGCACCTGTCCGGTGGTCGACAACGGCGGCCTG from Streptomyces sp. CB09001 includes the following:
- a CDS encoding D-arabinono-1,4-lactone oxidase, translating into MSGTRTASGRTSGRNGTWRNWGGNVSARPTREVTPASVDELADAVRRAAEDGLRVKAVGTGHSFTSIAATDGVLIRPQLLTGIRSIDRDAMTVTVEAGTPLKRLNMALAREGLSLTNMGDIMEQTVSGATSTGTHGTGRDSASIAAQIRGLELVTADGSVLTCSEDENPEVFAAARIGLGALGVVTAITFAVEPVFLLTAREEPMPLDRVLADFDAMWSENEHFEFYWFPHTNSTNTKRNNRSAGPERPVGRFQGWLDDEFLSNGVFQAANWVGRAAPATIPAIARISSRALSARTYTDTPYKVFTSPRRVRFVEMEYAVAREAVVEVLRELRTMVDRSRLRISFPVEVRTAPADDITLSTASGRDSAYIAVHMFRGTPYQAYFTAAERIFTAYEGRPHWGKVHTRDAGYFSRVYPRFGEFTALRDRLDPDRLFRNDYLRRVLGP
- a CDS encoding MFS transporter; the protein is MASPYRALFAAPGTKGFSAAGFLGRMPLSMMGIGVVTMISQLTGRYGLAGALSATIALAAAVAGPQVSRLVDRYGQRRVLRPATLVSLTAAAVLLPAAHYGWPDWVLFAACVGIGCVPSLGAMVRARWAALYRGTPQLHTAYSFESVVDEVCFIFGPIISIGLSTAWFPEAGPLLAACFLATGVFWLTSQRATEPEPHPREHKGGGTALRSRGLQVLVGTFAATGTIFGAVDVVTVAFAEEQGHKAAASLVLALYAAGSCTAAMIFGLLRLAGPPERRWLLGVCAMAVSMIPLLLVGSLPFLAAALFVAGLSIAPTMITTMSLIEEHVPRTQLTEGMTWVSTGLAVGVALGSSAGGWVIDASGARAGYGVPAVAGAVAVAVGFLGYRRLKRPEPRRGGTVERHTHGEWQDERPERHMA
- a CDS encoding ferrochelatase; translated protein: MPDVLDASPYDALLLLSFGGPEGPDDVVPFLENVTRGRGIPKERLKEVGQHYFLFGGVSPINDQNRALLDALRKDFAEHGLDLPVYWGNRNWAPYLTDTLREMAGDGRRRILVLATSAYASYSGCRQYRENLADALAALEAEGLELPKIDKLRHYFNHPGFVEPMVDGVVRSLAELPEEVRDGAHIAFCTHSIPTSAADTSGPVEEHGDGGAYVRQHLDVARLVADAVRERTGVDHPWQLVYQSRSGAPHIPWLEPDICDHLGERQAAGVPAVVMAPIGFVSDHMEVLYDLDTEATAKAEELGLPVRRSATVGADPRFAAAVRDLVLERAGDERGLEVSPCALGTLGASHNLCPLGCCPARAPRPAAAGADSPYA
- a CDS encoding inositol monophosphatase family protein, with protein sequence MTDVTPAPLHAELLKIAQEAAHRAGELLRDGRPADLAVAATKSSPIDVVTEMDIAAEKLITGLIADRRPDDGFLGEEGAAEEGTSGVRWVIDPLDGTVNYLYGLPTWAVSIAAEQDGERVAGVVVAPMRGESYHAVLGGGAWATGAWEGERRLACRSAAPLDQALVSTGFNYVADVRAEQAEIARRLIPLVRDIRRGGSAAIDLCDVAAGRLDGYYERGLHPWDLAAGDLIAREAGAVTGGRPGERPTGALTIAATPAVFEPLQRLLTDFGA
- a CDS encoding response regulator transcription factor, with protein sequence MRVLVVEDEQLLADAVATGLRREAMAVDVVYDGAAALERIGVNDYDVVVLDRDLPLVHGDDVCRKIVELGMPTRVLMLTASGDVSDRVEGLEIGADDYLPKPFAFSELIARVRALGRRTSVPLPPVLERAGIKLDPNRREVFRDGKEVQLAPKEFAVLEVLMRSEGAVVSAEQLLEKAWDENTDPFTNVVRVTVMTLRRKLGEPPVIVTVPGSGYRI